The following DNA comes from Pseudorasbora parva isolate DD20220531a chromosome 8, ASM2467924v1, whole genome shotgun sequence.
tcCAACGATTGCGTCACATGTGGCGTTACTTTGAGGATCACTTATTTTtcagtggtgtttttcatgcacgagatttacataagaagtagaaGGCAATGGTGTATGAGACTCACAGTacgtgatgtccatgtactgaactcttattatttcacgaTGGCAATGTTAATTCAATttctcattctagggcacctttaagttcTGTTGCGAGATACACGTCATAAAAGCCAACCAATCAGCTTGTGAACATATCATTTTGTCCTTAGGTTTGGTATCTTTAGGTTTGGTGTTAAAATGAGTCCGGACCAAACCAACCAAGCAAACTAAAGTGTGAACACCCTTAATCTTGTCACATTTGTAATATATTAGTCACTTGGACTATCATGTTATTTAGGAAGCTCTGCATAAAAACTTGTGTTGGTTGTTGGTATGGAAGCGACGACTATGCTATTGAAGGAGTAGAGGAGCTAAATAACAAGGAGACATTCAACCTGAATTATCATAGTAACACAAATTGCTTTCGCTTACGGATGACATTCGTAAGCACAACAGATTGGCTGTGTTGCATAGCGTGTATGTGAATGTGATGGCGGCACATCGAGAAGGCCATGTTTGTTTTGGtaatttcaaatatcaacagcgtttactgcacctttaatttcACGTGTTACTTGATGTTTCTAcgtaattatttgtgaaatgtaTTCAATTATTTGTCAATCTTTTTCCAGTGCGCCACAGTCATCATGGACAAACGGATTACAAGTACTGGGTAAGCaaagtaaaagtcataaaccCTACATTATTTGTGAAGAGAAACATTAGCAAATCTTTAAAAATATCAGATACTTTGTATAATACATCAGGGACAGCCATCCCCCTCCTCCCTCCAACTCAAAGCATGCTGgtatattaaagggttaaaatgaaatttccatcattaattactcagcctcattccaaacccgtaagaccttcattcatcttcggaacataaAGTAAGATATTTTTCATAtaatccgagagctttctgactcCTCCATAGACCAACGACCACTTTTGACAAACGAAAATAACGACTTCCGTGTCATTCTCTTACACTATTTACGTTGTTGGGCTATTGAGTATTCGTGAATCACGTAGGAGAGTCACATGGAAAAGAAGATTCACGTAAGCACTACAATGCATGCATGTGGTGCACAGCCAATAGTGAGCTAGCATTCTGCTGTAGAACGCACCTGCGTGAATACTGAATAGCCCAATAACGTGAATAGCGTAAGAGCATAGGATAAAGatgttatttttgttgtttttttgcgcacaaaaagtattctcttTGCTTCATAATAGTAAAGTTAAACCACCTTactattttaataatgtctttactaactttctggaccttggaaatgttaattatattgctgtctatggagaggGTCAGAGAGCGATtagattttataaaaaaaaaaaaaaaaaaaaaaaaaaaaaaagtatatatatatatatatatatatatatatatatatatatatatatatatatatatatatatatatatctgtgttctgaagatgaacgaagatcttacgggtttggaatgacatgagggcgagtaattcatgagagaattttcattttagtgtgaactaaccctttaatgaagatgaatttaatgttggtattatttttaataataattgaaaCTGGACTGTTAAGGAAGTAGGAAAGTAACGAATAATCTATTTATCATGTTACATAAATGCGAAGCCCTATGCTCAtagttttttattaataaaggtcaTGATCATTTGAATCGTGTTAATAAATCCAATTGCTAAACTGGTGCATTACTTTGTTTATTCGAGTAATGGTGTGTAAAGTTAATGTAAATTGTATGCCATAACACACTGTATGTGCAGTATTCTGCTGATGCACAGACATAGAGAGCGTATGATTTTTATGTAAAACTATGGAGAATATAGGAACATGTTCTTGCAGCACTTTGGCATATTCCCATATGGCCGCATCCACAGGCTTAATTGAAGAAAGTTGTTGGAAGGTAACAGGAAGATTTCAACAGTGGGAGTTGCTCATGTTGAGTTTGCATAGCAATAGGGGAGTTTTACACGTGTGTTGCTGCAGTGTTTTAGGAGAACATTTGGATAACCTTTGCTGCAAACCTAAGGGAGCCCTAGTTTTACACTTTCTCCATAGAGTTTCAGATTAATTGGTTGCATAGCACAAGGGGAGGCTTTAGCATACTGACAGCACCCAAAGTGCTAACGCTATTGGAGCACTGGGAAAGCCTATGTCAAGGTGCCGAACGGTCACAAATGTGTGAACATTTGGGGAGAGCGTTTCTTTAATGTTGTTATATCATTAGGGAAGCACTTGTGAAACTGTGCCTCTGGGTACTGCCTTGTGAGAGATCTATTTGGTGAGTATTTATGGATGgctggagaaaacagcctcCAACTATCAGTGAGAAAAATAAGTTATTTGCAAGGGGCATATGTTTGGAGAAGACAAAAATGTTTAGGAGTTTTGATAATGACTTATTGCACTCTTCTCAATAATTAGCATGCATTAATTGCatgtaattttaatatatgtgaGATGCACTTTTGTAATAGAGAgaattaatataaatgtatggTTTTTGAACAAATGAGGTATTTTTTGCTGATGGTGGCATCTAAAGAAAAAAGTGAAACAGTGAGACATAAAAATGTTAgttttgaaaacatttgtgGGTGCCATTTAAAACCTTTTTGCAGCATTCTCTCTTTGATATCTATCTGTCAAGAGTTAAATGTATTGTGGGTGAATCATATTGTGTTTGCTTTGGGCTGATCGTCATTGTTGTTGTTGCCGGGTGAATGTTTGTTGCTACGCTCAGTCCCGCCCTTTGATGTCTCCTGCAGGAAGAGGCGTGGCTTGCAAAGTGACAGAAGTATTCTGCGGTATTCTCTACGGAAGTTCTGATTGAGCAGTCCGTACACTATGGCGTTCAGGCAGGAGTTAAAGTATGCCATGAAATAACTAACCACAAACAGCCAATCAGGGACCATGGGCGCAACGCGGGGCGGGTCCACTGCTACAGCCAGGCCGATCAAATTCAGCGGCGCCCAGCAGACGGCGAACAGCACAAAGACGACGAACATGGTCAAGAAGTGGCGCAGTTCGTTTGGACGGAGGCGCGGCCTGACGTCGGTTGTGACTCGCCTCCTCACACGGAGCACCAGCACCCAAATCCTCAGGTAACAGAACGTAACTACACCGATAGGAAGTAGGAAATGCACGGTCACCACAGCGATGGTGTATCCCGCACTCGTCGTCTGACTAAAGGTGCATGAATAAACGCGGGGGTCGTACGTCAACGACCCCAACGCCAGGTTTGGAAGAATGGCAAAGGCGGTGAGTACCCAGACTAAGACCAGAAGGGCCAGGGTTCCGGCACGGCCGTAGATCTTCTCATAGGTGTTGGTCTGACAGATGAAACAGTAGCGGTTGATGGCGATGGCGGTGATGTTGAAGATGGAGCCGATGACGCTCGCTCCCATCAGGAAGCCGCTGACCTTACATTCCATTTCCCCCGGCAACCAGCCCGCGTGCAGCATGGCGTGCAAGATCAGAGGGTAGGGATAGCAAACCACCAGAAGGTCGGCGAAAGCCAGACTCACTACAAACGCATTACCTAAGGGACACACACATAGAGAAGGAAATTAAATACAAGGCCTTGTTTTATGGCTTTGGAGCAaagtaaaaagttatttttgctACATTCACATCATGTCATAATTGCTATAGTTAGTGAGAAATCTGACTTTTTTATAGCTCCATCTTCACTGACTTAATCAGGTTGTCATATAGAAGCCAGCAAATTAGGAATGATGCAGAGAGGGAACTAGActacctttcaaaagtttggggtcatttTTTGAGAAAAGTCCTCATGCCACCAAgtctgtatttatttgaaaatacagtaaaaccgtTATATTGTGAATTATTCACACACTTTCTGTAACTTATTCCTGTGAtcgaagctgaattttcattatCATTACTCTGGTCTTCTGTGTCACATGAACCTTCGGAAATCATTCTAGCAGCTCAGGGAGTAGGGAGCAGTGAACACTACGTAGAAACCCTGTCAAATCGAACGCTGCTATAGATTTACACTGTCCCACAATTAGGTCCCCATTGAAAGAGAAAATGCTGTGTAATGCAGCACAGCcaatcaaaaaaaaagaaaaaaagaaaagaaaaaagtaatacAGTTGTATGGAGCAGGATTTGAAACCAATGAGAGTTAACTGTGGGTGTGGCTTCTCATTGTGACGACCCCTGGTCAGAACAATGATTTCATTATGGAAGAGATGATGCCTGACACTTTATCACATTACATCTGGTTAGGACACGGCGTTACAAGAAACATGTCACTGGTTTTGGTTAACAAAttgtacatttctttttttgtcaattgCAATAAAACAGACTCCAATTAAAATACATGAGGTCACCTTCAGATCCATGAAATTTTGATTCTGAAGCAGCATTTATCTGCTACTAGAAAATAAAACTGGTGGCACTTTATTTTAGAATATGTGCACTTGTATGTACTTACTGTGTAAGTactggttaaagggttagttaacccagaaatttaaattctctcattaattccccaccctaatgtcgttcgacacccgtaagaccttcgttcatcttcagaacacaaatgaagatatttgtgttgaaatccgatggctcagaaaggccttcattgacaccaatgtcatttcctctctcaagacccataaagacaCGTCGTCACAAAGcctatctcactacagtggctctacaatcattttatgaagtgtacacatttttataaaagtttcttaaaaacacacaaacacaaggaAGGTCAAGCAAGAAAGTAAACTTGACAGAAGAACCTGAACTGTTGTTGACATATTGCGTGTCCGGGAGTGTAGAAGCGTTTGTGTGTGTAGGACAGGCTCAGGTGCACTAGTATTTTAACTGTGAGGTTCACACAAAGTTCAGATCCATTAGATTAAGAGTGGTGTCTGTGACACTGAGTTCTCTACACtatatgtgtgtgcatgtttgctTGGTTTGCCAGTCGGGTCTCTTGCATGCATGTGTTGGGTGCTGGTTTGTTGGAAGAGGAGACTGTGTTCTCTTCGGATCAAAGTTGTGTAAGCATTACAGCTCAGATGGAGTTCAGATATAGTTCAACACAGTACTctacacacactcgcacacggACACACTCGTGCACCTAAACCTATGTGTTACAGATCTCAAATACGTTTTGCAATGGATACATAGATATAGTGCATATTGATTGAATGCATTTGGCTAAAAGAGTCCATATAGAAAGTAATCATTTTAGGTTAATATTCCATATCATATCTCATCCAAATGACTTATGCTCCATTCACACTGAATATATCGATGGAGATCACCAGGTCACTAGTAGCCATTTCCTCTTGCTTTAATAAGCTGATATAGATTTTGCAGCAGTGTATTATATCATGATAAATGTCAATGCATGTATCAAACATGCTTAGAACATGCATTTATGGCACAGGTTACATTCTGTTgctcttcttttaaacttttttaaactgTCGCATCACAGGACACACCCAGGTTGCATCACGAATGGTCACTGTCTCTTATGTCACAAGAAATCAAATGAAAATGAATGATTTACGCTCCATGCAAATGGCCGTCAACTTTCACAGCTGCTCATTCCCTCTTATCTCTCTCCCTCTTCTTCTCCATTTTGCCTTCCTCATCAGGATCCGTCAATGTCTGCTATCTTTCTCTCGCCCTGTGCCAATATCTCTCAGCGTATCTGATTTCCAATCCATCTCTTTTCCTCTAACTTATTACAACTCAATTCGCCTTCGCTCTCTTTCGTCCTTACTCGAAAGAAGATTAAGAGGCAAGAGGAAGAAAGCTTCTGAACTTTTAAATGTCTTAATTGGTATGTTGAAAGGCTTTCTGAGAGAGAAATTTGGTCTAATATCTTGTCTGGAAGCTAGGCCAGAATGAATGTTCTTTAAGTTTGGAGACAAATAAAAATTGGCTTTAATAGagcataatacacacacacacacacacacacacacacacacacacacacacacacacgcacacgcttGTGCTCATTACTTCTGTGAACCTGCCACAAGCTGATGTGAGGACAAGGATGTGAGGAATAATGAATAAGTGAATGAATAAGTGTTCAGGAGATGAAAATTGTGCCAGCTACACAGATGCTTCCTGTGGGATTTTGGGCTTTGACATTTGGAacaataaaatgtttgttagctaaacagatgtgtaaACTGTTGCCTTCACATACTCAAAAGCAGATTGGTCCCCTTTACACCTAGCATTTACATGCTTTTCAGATATTGTACCACTTACAAATGACATAAGATGTTGAGTCAACCGAAACATTATATTCAGAATATTCCAAAATAAATTTCCTGAGGAATGCATGAActgttaaaatgtatatttaaattgtgTATACAGGATAAGTTGCTATGGATAAAGATGGATGCCTAATGCATAATGTAAAATGCTTTCTGTCATTTAAGAGACTGTCTGGTCTACTGTGTTTCCTTACATCAGAAACATTCAGTAAATAATAGGTATTAGAAATGAAGACATTTGtggaaaataaatgtttaaagctCTACAAATATTATACAGATGCCATCCACAGAGCATAGCTGGATATTTCAGCTCTTAATGCCAGGTGTAAAATGGGGTATAGTGGGGTGCAGTGATGAtgagtaaaaatataaaaaacaaaaatataagagagtattactgatgtattttatataaaaaaagaaggtGAAAATATCTCGAGTTTGTGTTCACTGTAGACCTTATTTCTAGCATTTAACTCTTTAACCTGCACCGCATCACAGACAGCCCCAGATTATTGTTGTTCAGCATTTACTGCATGTAAATGCACTGAAAGCTGCACTGAAAGGCATCCGTTAGGGCTTTTAGTCCAAAGTGTACATATATGgagaaataataatttattaacatgtttgcaaaatattttgtctTGAATTTATATTAATATCCCACTGAATTATGCAACCTGAACATTTTGAAGAGCTTACAttgagttgttttttttctgtcctGTTCCTGGTTTTTGTGAGTTGTGACCTCAGCGAGTTGTCATTCGGTCTAGAGCTGTCAATCACATTATGTGAACATGATTCCTGCTCTTCTGGATGACAATGTCCAGCACAATTCCTCGTTCTGAGCTCCGTAAAAAAGAAACCCTAAGAAACAActctaaatgtaaaataagaAACTAATAAACCCACAATTATGATagtatatcatatatatatatatatatattcataaatacaatatatattttcatgagGGTATTTTCTTGTCAGAAATAAAGGATgtttacattataaatgcaAAGCAGGTGTAGCAATTATCTGCTTATAAATGGTCATACATAACAtttaaacaatattattttaGAGATAACATTCTCAGCTTTGAAATGAAGCATGAACACGAGGCTTCAGCTACATTGTGCTTTTTAAGTTTCTACAACACAGCCATATTTATAGCCTAcgtttaaaacatatttttaatattttaatttttgtttgagATTATATATATCCATATTAATAACAGTCTGAGTAATTCTGAGACTTGAACTGTAAACTCGCAAGTGTTGgctttataaatattatattggtTATGTATATATTCTGAATGACTTATGATCAACAACCTTCAACAACTTGTCATTTATGCCCCACTTGCCAAAATGGTTGAGTGAGAGAAGTGGTTAACCAAAAATCCACAGACCAATGAGACTGGAAGTGATAAAATAGCTAATTTATTTCTGATTTTTGGCCTACAACATGTCTTGGTTAATACTGTAACCTTGGTTCCTTGGAAAAGGGAACAAGACGCTCCATCGATAATTGGCGCTGTTGGAACGTCTGTGTGATAGCATCTTGAAGCACATATGAAATCCATCAAAATGTGTGACGGAGGCTATAGGTGGGTGATGCAAAGACCCCGAAGCTATAAAGTGCACCCAGACCAAACAATGTCAGCTTCAGTAGTCGATCACAGGCACGCCGGAAGTATGGCAGGGCGACGCAGCGTCTAGCTCCCTTTTCAGGGAACCAAGGTTACAGTCTGCCCCTGAGAAGACTTCCAGCTGCAAGTGCCGCCTCGACTCCCAGTCTCTATGAGGGGGGCTCGAGTAGTGAGATTCAGTTTTAAATAGACATCTTCCTCAGAATGAAATGTGCATGCCTCAAAGAAAACTTGTATattccttcacacacagacaagCGCGTCAATCTATCGGTTAATGCCATTGCGGAGAGAGACTCTATTCTTtccggtgaaatcacaaaacaaaatgcacacaaacgtgtccctgctcttaatatacaatcaatGAAGAActtctttgattttaatgaagggaaaaaaacaagaattgatAGGTCAAAAAGCCACCCACAAATAGtctataaacaaagcatccggctgtctttgagttcacatgaacaacGGTTAAAGTTATTTGTCAGGCTACAGAAGAATACCATAATTCCTCCATTCAACTAGGCTTAAGACATTGATAGTCAAGCAGACCTATATCAACCCAGCCACAACACATAATTGGGAATAACATGCCGTAACACAGAATCGACCACAAAGGCCTGGGGTCAGCTTTGTTTGCTGTTCGTCCAGAAATCCAAGATCAAGAAGTGGAtattcatttatgttttttctGTTGAAATGTAGGCCTTCTAATCATGAGTGGAATTTGCACCGCAGCGCCACCACACCTTGATGGTCATGACAAGAACAGCATGTATAGTTATGTTTATTGAAGTAAATTAGATTTAAATCAccgtcatgcatgaattaattatatatttttagcaattttacatataatatcACATTACACAAAACTGAAATTTCCCCTTTAAAATAACAGTGTGAATATTTTTTGAGAGCCACccaaaatttcacaaatcatGTTTTCAGGGGAGCCCATGTCTTATTTAGGGGAGCCGAACTCCCCCTAGCTCCTCCGTAGTTTGCAccccgtatatatatatatatatatatattagtgatcgaccgatattgACTTTTTATAACCGATACcgattatttgcatgtttatgtgccgataaccgatatagaaccgatatttacttattgtgttatttttgtcttttaaaaCTACAGCAATTGCACTGAACtgagctttttaaacactgtaatttttgcagtttcactcacttacatacagaacaaaagacatttacatcaataaatagtcagaattgttttttttttaaatacagtgcaaagtcttattaacattaatgctgttttatcttttttatttataaatacagccatattaacaacaggcaaaatacatttataaagtctaatgttttcaaatggagaaTATAAATGAGAGTTGAGTCTATC
Coding sequences within:
- the mtnr1ba gene encoding melatonin receptor type 1B-A, producing the protein MPDNVSLVRNRTDVGQGRAWGSGAGARPAWVVMVLAGVLIFTSVVDVLGNVLVIISVLRNRKLRNAGNAFVVSLAFADLLVVCYPYPLILHAMLHAGWLPGEMECKVSGFLMGASVIGSIFNITAIAINRYCFICQTNTYEKIYGRAGTLALLVLVWVLTAFAILPNLALGSLTYDPRVYSCTFSQTTSAGYTIAVVTVHFLLPIGVVTFCYLRIWVLVLRVRRRVTTDVRPRLRPNELRHFLTMFVVFVLFAVCWAPLNLIGLAVAVDPPRVAPMVPDWLFVVSYFMAYFNSCLNAIVYGLLNQNFRREYRRILLSLCKPRLFLQETSKGGTERSNKHSPGNNNNDDQPKANTI